In Mycobacterium sp. JS623, one genomic interval encodes:
- the pyk gene encoding pyruvate kinase yields the protein MNRRGKIVCTLGPATATDETLTALVEAGMDVARLNFSHGDYADHEANYKRVRAASDLTGHAVGIMADLQGPKIRLGRFKDGPTFWANGETVRITVDDCEGSHDRVSTTYKRLAQDATPGDRVLVDDGNVGLLVDTIEGNDVVCTVTEGGPVSNNKGMSLPGMNVSAPALSGKDIDDLEFALKLGVDLVALSFVRSPADIELVHEIMDRVGRRVPVIAKLEKPEAIDNLEAIVLAFDAIMVARGDLGVELPLEEVPLVQKRAIQMARENAKPVIVATQMLESMIENSRPTRAEASDVANAVLDGADAVMLSGETSVGKFPLEAVKTMARIIHAVEENSVAAPPLAHVPRTKRGVISYAARDIGERLDAKALVAFTQSGDTVRRLARLHTPLPVLAFTSLPEVRSQLALTWGTETFIVPHIASTDGMIRQVDKSLLELGRYKRGELVVIVAGAPPGTVGSTNLIHVHRIGEEDV from the coding sequence GTGAATAGACGCGGGAAAATCGTCTGTACGCTCGGTCCGGCCACTGCCACCGACGAGACCTTGACGGCTCTGGTTGAGGCCGGGATGGACGTCGCACGGCTCAACTTCAGCCACGGCGACTACGCCGATCACGAGGCCAACTACAAGCGGGTTCGCGCCGCTTCCGACCTGACTGGGCACGCCGTCGGCATCATGGCCGACCTACAGGGCCCCAAGATCCGCCTTGGTCGATTCAAGGACGGTCCGACCTTCTGGGCCAACGGCGAAACGGTGCGCATCACCGTCGATGACTGCGAAGGCTCCCACGACCGGGTGTCCACCACCTACAAGCGACTGGCCCAGGACGCCACGCCAGGAGACCGGGTGCTCGTCGACGACGGCAACGTGGGCCTCCTCGTTGACACCATCGAGGGCAACGACGTCGTCTGCACCGTCACCGAGGGCGGGCCGGTCAGTAACAACAAGGGCATGTCGCTGCCCGGCATGAATGTGTCCGCCCCCGCGCTGTCGGGCAAGGACATCGACGACCTCGAATTCGCGTTGAAGCTCGGCGTCGACCTCGTCGCGTTGTCGTTCGTCCGCTCGCCCGCAGACATCGAACTCGTGCACGAGATCATGGACCGCGTCGGCAGGCGGGTTCCGGTGATCGCCAAGCTCGAAAAACCGGAAGCCATCGACAATCTCGAGGCGATCGTGCTGGCATTCGACGCGATCATGGTGGCCCGCGGTGACCTCGGCGTCGAACTGCCGCTCGAGGAAGTGCCGCTGGTGCAGAAGCGTGCCATCCAAATGGCAAGGGAGAACGCCAAACCCGTCATCGTCGCCACTCAGATGCTGGAGTCGATGATCGAGAATTCGCGGCCGACCCGCGCCGAAGCGTCCGACGTCGCCAACGCCGTGCTCGACGGCGCGGACGCGGTGATGCTCTCGGGTGAGACGTCGGTCGGCAAGTTCCCGCTCGAAGCCGTCAAGACGATGGCTCGCATCATCCATGCGGTCGAGGAGAATTCGGTGGCCGCACCGCCTCTCGCGCACGTGCCGCGCACCAAGCGCGGCGTCATCTCGTATGCGGCCCGCGATATCGGCGAACGCCTGGACGCCAAGGCACTTGTGGCCTTCACCCAATCCGGCGACACCGTGCGCAGGCTTGCGCGGTTGCACACCCCGCTGCCGGTGCTGGCGTTCACGTCCCTGCCCGAGGTGCGCAGCCAATTGGCGCTGACGTGGGGCACCGAGACGTTCATCGTGCCGCATATCGCCAGTACTGACGGCATGATCCGCCAGGTGGACAAGTCGCTGCTGGAGCTCGGCCGCTACAAGCGCGGCGAGCTGGTGGTCATCGTCGCGGGCGCACCGCCTGGCACAGTAGGCTCCACGAACCTGATCCACGTGCACCGGATCGGGGAGGAAGACGTTTAG
- a CDS encoding DUF4190 domain-containing protein has product MSEPPPPPPPPQWGSYPGGYPPPPPQPYAGYAAPVGPRNGLGIAALVVAIIGLVLCWTVVGGVILGVGAIIMGFVARGRVKRGEATNGGVAIAGIVLGFLAIVVSLVFIPIWIGMFEDVGGSNYVDCLSKAGSDQQAIQKCADQFRQHVENQFSVTVTRHS; this is encoded by the coding sequence ATGAGCGAACCGCCGCCGCCACCGCCACCACCTCAATGGGGTTCGTACCCTGGCGGCTATCCCCCGCCGCCACCGCAGCCGTACGCGGGGTACGCCGCTCCCGTCGGTCCCCGCAATGGGCTCGGCATTGCCGCATTGGTGGTCGCGATCATCGGCTTGGTGCTCTGCTGGACCGTGGTCGGCGGTGTCATCCTCGGCGTCGGCGCCATCATCATGGGGTTCGTTGCGCGGGGGCGGGTGAAACGGGGCGAAGCCACTAACGGCGGCGTCGCGATCGCCGGAATCGTGTTGGGGTTCTTGGCGATCGTCGTCTCGCTGGTCTTCATCCCGATCTGGATCGGCATGTTCGAAGATGTAGGCGGATCCAACTACGTCGACTGTCTATCCAAGGCCGGCTCCGACCAGCAAGCGATCCAGAAGTGCGCCGACCAATTCCGTCAACACGTCGAGAATCAGTTCTCGGTAACGGTCACGCGGCACAGCTAG
- the gltB gene encoding glutamate synthase large subunit, which produces MLYSAFPKPQGLYDPANESDSCGVAMVTDIQGRRSHGIVADGLIALEHLEHRGAAGAEPNSGDGAGILIQLPVALLTEVVDFELPPTAPDGTNAFAAGICFLPQDPDARAAATQHVEAIAKDEGLHVLGWRTVPVDPDGAEVGVTARSCMPHMAQLFVSAPHGDVGGIDLDRRVYPLRKRAERNGMYFPSLSSRTIVYKGMLTTMQLPQYFPDLRDERCVSAIAIVHSRFSTNTFPSWPLAHPYRFVAHNGEINTVRGNRNRMHAREAMLASSKIPGDLGRLSPICTPEASDSASFDEVLELLHLGGRSLPHAVLMMIPEAWENNTTMDAAERAFWQFHASLMEPWDGPACVTFTDGTLVGAVLDRNGLRPGRWWRTIDDRIILASESGVLDVPSAEIVAKGRLQPGKMLLVDTAQGRIVSDDEIKEDLSKQESYGEWLHAGLLDLKTLPERHRVTPNHESVVRRQISFGYTEEDLRILLTPMAASGAEPLGSMGTDTPTAVLSQRSRLLYDYFVELFAQVTNPPLDAIREEVVTSMARVMGPEQNLLEPTAASCRQIVLRWPVLDNDELNKIVHINDDHEHPGLRTTVLKALYEVERGGEGLADALDELQHRACDAISKGSRTLVISDRDSDHTRAPIPSLLAVSAVHHHLVRTKERTSVALVVESGDAREVHHIAMLIGFGAAAVNPYLAFESIEDLIREGELTGIEPATAVRNYLKALGKGVMKVMSKMGISTVASYTAAQGFEAVGISKDVIDQYFTGTPSQLGGAGLDVLADEVKLRHRRAYPENPTERVHRRLEVGGEYAFRREGELHLFTPEVVFLLQHSTRTGRHEVFQQYSDEVNRLSKEGGTLRGLFDFKKLRPPVPLEEVESVESIFTRFNTGAMSYGSISAEAHENMAIAMNNLGGRSNSGEGGEDVDRLYDPKRRSAVKQVASGRFGVTSDYLVNATDIQIKMAQGAKPGEGGQLPGFKVYPNIAKTRHSTPGVGLISPPPHHDIYSIEDLAQLIHDLKNANSDARIHVKLVSSVGVGTVAAGVSKAHADVVLISGYDGGTGAAPLTSLKHAGVPWEIGLADTQQTLVLNGLRDRITVQCDGGMRTARDVIVAALLGAEEYGFATAPLVVSGCIMMRVCHLDTCPVGVATQNPELRARFNGKPEFVENFFRFIAEDVRHYLAELGFRSLDEAIGHAEMLDTAEGVAHWKTKGLDLTPVFAVPEGEQRRRTRDQDHGLEQALDRTLIQLAEGALEDAHPVRLELPVRNVNRTVGTLLGSEVTRRYGAQGLPDSTIHVTLTGSAGQSIGAFLPPGITLELVGDANDYVGKGLSGGRIIVRPPDDVLFLPEDNVIAGNTLLFGATSGEVYLRGRVGERFAARNSGALTVVEGVGDHACEYMTGGRVVVLGKTGRNMAAGMSGGIAFVLGLDPANVNTEMVELQRLEPEDLTWLHDVIARHAVYTGSTLATSMLSDWPRRSAQFTKIMPTDYQRVLQATRMAKAEGRDVDTAIMEASRG; this is translated from the coding sequence GATCCCGACGGCGCCGAAGTCGGCGTCACGGCACGAAGCTGCATGCCACACATGGCGCAGTTGTTCGTCTCCGCCCCGCACGGCGATGTCGGGGGCATCGACCTCGACCGCCGGGTGTACCCGCTGCGCAAGCGCGCCGAGCGCAACGGCATGTACTTCCCGTCACTGTCCAGCCGCACCATCGTCTACAAGGGCATGCTCACGACAATGCAGCTGCCCCAATACTTTCCGGATCTGCGCGACGAACGATGCGTCAGTGCGATCGCGATCGTGCACAGCCGTTTTTCCACCAACACGTTCCCGTCGTGGCCGCTGGCCCACCCGTATCGCTTCGTCGCGCACAACGGCGAGATCAACACGGTGCGAGGCAACCGCAATCGCATGCACGCCCGCGAGGCCATGCTGGCCAGCTCGAAAATCCCAGGCGACCTCGGCAGGCTCTCGCCGATCTGCACGCCGGAGGCTTCCGATTCGGCCTCCTTCGACGAGGTGCTCGAACTGCTGCATCTCGGCGGCCGCAGCCTGCCGCACGCCGTGCTGATGATGATCCCCGAGGCGTGGGAGAACAACACCACCATGGACGCCGCCGAACGCGCGTTCTGGCAATTCCACGCGTCACTGATGGAGCCGTGGGACGGCCCCGCCTGCGTGACGTTCACCGACGGCACACTCGTCGGAGCGGTGTTGGACCGCAACGGGTTACGGCCCGGCCGGTGGTGGCGCACCATCGACGACCGCATCATCTTGGCGAGTGAAAGCGGTGTGCTCGACGTGCCGTCCGCGGAGATCGTCGCGAAGGGCCGCCTGCAGCCCGGCAAGATGTTGCTGGTCGACACCGCGCAAGGCCGCATCGTCTCCGACGACGAGATCAAAGAAGACCTGAGCAAGCAGGAATCCTACGGCGAATGGCTGCACGCCGGCCTACTCGACCTCAAGACGCTTCCCGAGCGCCACCGCGTGACGCCCAACCACGAATCGGTGGTGCGCCGCCAGATCTCGTTCGGCTACACCGAAGAAGACCTCCGCATCCTGCTCACCCCGATGGCCGCGTCCGGCGCTGAACCGCTGGGCTCGATGGGCACCGACACCCCGACCGCCGTACTGTCGCAACGGTCCCGGCTGCTCTACGACTACTTCGTCGAACTCTTCGCTCAGGTGACCAACCCTCCGCTGGACGCTATCCGTGAAGAGGTCGTCACGTCCATGGCGCGCGTCATGGGCCCCGAGCAGAACCTGCTCGAACCGACCGCCGCCTCGTGTCGTCAGATCGTATTGCGATGGCCCGTTCTCGACAACGACGAGCTCAACAAGATCGTCCACATCAACGACGATCACGAGCACCCCGGCCTGAGGACCACGGTGCTAAAGGCCCTGTACGAGGTCGAACGCGGCGGTGAAGGTCTCGCCGACGCGCTGGACGAACTGCAGCACCGAGCGTGCGACGCGATCTCCAAAGGTTCACGCACACTGGTCATCTCGGACCGCGACTCCGACCACACGCGGGCGCCGATCCCTTCGCTGCTTGCGGTCTCGGCGGTGCACCACCACCTCGTCCGCACCAAGGAGCGCACCTCGGTTGCGCTCGTGGTGGAAAGCGGTGACGCCCGCGAGGTGCACCACATCGCGATGCTCATCGGTTTCGGCGCTGCCGCAGTCAACCCGTATCTCGCCTTCGAATCCATCGAGGACCTGATCCGCGAAGGCGAACTCACCGGCATCGAGCCGGCCACCGCGGTGCGCAACTACCTCAAGGCGCTCGGCAAGGGCGTGATGAAGGTGATGAGCAAGATGGGCATCTCGACCGTCGCCTCCTACACGGCCGCGCAGGGCTTCGAGGCCGTCGGCATCAGCAAGGACGTCATCGACCAGTACTTCACCGGTACGCCAAGCCAACTCGGCGGCGCGGGTCTCGACGTGCTCGCCGACGAGGTCAAGCTGCGGCACCGCCGCGCCTACCCTGAGAACCCGACCGAGCGGGTGCATCGCCGCCTCGAGGTGGGCGGTGAGTACGCGTTCCGTCGCGAGGGCGAACTGCACCTGTTCACCCCGGAAGTGGTTTTCCTGCTGCAGCATTCGACGCGTACCGGCCGACATGAGGTCTTCCAGCAGTACTCCGACGAGGTGAATCGGCTCTCGAAGGAGGGCGGCACGCTACGGGGGCTGTTCGACTTCAAGAAGCTCAGGCCACCCGTGCCGCTCGAAGAAGTCGAGTCCGTCGAATCGATCTTCACGCGGTTCAACACCGGCGCGATGAGTTACGGCTCCATTTCCGCCGAAGCCCACGAGAACATGGCCATCGCGATGAACAACCTGGGCGGCCGGTCCAACTCCGGTGAGGGCGGGGAAGATGTTGACCGGCTCTATGACCCGAAGCGACGCAGTGCGGTCAAGCAGGTCGCAAGCGGCCGGTTCGGCGTCACCAGCGACTACCTGGTCAACGCCACCGACATTCAGATCAAGATGGCCCAAGGCGCCAAACCCGGTGAGGGCGGCCAGCTTCCGGGCTTCAAGGTGTATCCCAACATCGCCAAGACCCGCCACTCGACACCCGGAGTGGGTCTGATCAGCCCGCCGCCGCACCACGACATCTACTCGATCGAGGACCTGGCTCAGCTGATCCACGACCTCAAGAACGCCAACTCCGACGCGCGTATCCACGTCAAGCTGGTCAGCTCCGTTGGTGTCGGTACCGTCGCCGCGGGGGTGTCCAAGGCGCACGCCGACGTCGTGCTGATCTCGGGCTACGACGGCGGCACCGGTGCGGCGCCGCTGACGAGTCTCAAACATGCGGGCGTGCCGTGGGAGATCGGCCTTGCCGACACCCAGCAGACGCTGGTCCTCAACGGCCTGAGAGACCGCATCACCGTGCAATGTGACGGCGGCATGCGCACCGCGCGCGATGTGATCGTCGCGGCGTTGCTCGGTGCCGAGGAGTACGGTTTCGCCACCGCGCCGCTGGTGGTGTCCGGCTGCATCATGATGCGGGTCTGCCACCTCGATACGTGCCCGGTTGGCGTCGCGACCCAAAACCCGGAACTGCGGGCCAGATTCAATGGCAAGCCGGAGTTCGTCGAGAACTTCTTCCGCTTCATCGCCGAAGACGTCCGGCACTATCTGGCCGAGCTCGGCTTCCGCAGCCTCGACGAGGCCATCGGTCACGCCGAGATGCTCGACACCGCAGAGGGCGTGGCCCACTGGAAGACCAAGGGCCTCGACCTGACGCCGGTGTTCGCCGTGCCCGAAGGGGAGCAGCGCCGCCGCACCAGGGACCAGGACCACGGGCTCGAGCAGGCGTTGGACCGCACCCTGATCCAGCTCGCTGAGGGCGCCCTCGAGGATGCGCACCCCGTCAGGCTCGAGCTGCCCGTGCGCAACGTGAATCGCACCGTCGGCACCCTGCTGGGTTCCGAGGTCACCCGTCGCTACGGTGCGCAGGGGCTGCCGGACAGCACCATCCACGTGACGCTCACCGGATCGGCCGGCCAGTCGATCGGCGCATTCCTGCCGCCCGGTATCACCCTCGAACTCGTCGGCGACGCCAATGACTATGTCGGCAAAGGTCTTTCGGGTGGGCGCATCATTGTCCGGCCGCCCGACGACGTGCTGTTCCTGCCCGAGGACAACGTGATCGCGGGCAACACACTGCTGTTCGGTGCGACCTCCGGCGAGGTTTACCTGCGCGGCCGGGTCGGGGAGCGGTTCGCCGCACGTAACTCCGGCGCACTGACCGTCGTCGAGGGTGTCGGCGACCACGCATGTGAATACATGACCGGCGGTCGAGTCGTCGTGCTCGGCAAGACCGGTCGCAACATGGCGGCGGGCATGTCCGGTGGTATCGCGTTCGTCCTCGGCCTCGACCCCGCGAACGTCAACACCGAGATGGTGGAGTTGCAACGCCTCGAACCCGAGGACCTCACCTGGCTGCACGACGTGATCGCCAGGCACGCCGTTTACACCGGCAGCACCCTGGCCACGTCGATGCTTTCCGACTGGCCAAGGCGCAGCGCTCAATTCACCAAGATCATGCCCACCGATTATCAGCGGGTGCTGCAGGCCACCCGAATGGCCAAGGCCGAGGGCCGCGACGTCGACACCGCGATCATGGAGGCCAGCCGTGGCTGA
- a CDS encoding bifunctional lysylphosphatidylglycerol flippase/synthetase MprF, translating to MSESHVNFAPRLRARERVVVHVDSPAARWISALAVLSMFCWLILLLTRDHDRDWHAAGRLAWSLTLLFAVALIARGIFLGRPVTAAHAWMALAAVLVGLGAHVLVFDLGGNLLIVAAGALLMWPTSARPNPTDLHRVWALVDMTTADPLAPFAMQDLKCYHFNADRTAAIAYRTRMGYAVVSGDPIGDQSRYPELVADFAAMCHSHGWRMVVLGCSQRRLELWDDATVLGQSLRAVPIGRDVVIDVTAFDMVGRKYRNLRQAVHRTRNFGVTTEVVSEQGLDDGMLAELTEVLLASPSGARTERGFSMCLDGALEGRYPGVQLIVARDKHGRVQGFHRYATAGQGSEVSLDVPWRRRGAPNGIDERLSVDMIAWARDNGAQRLSLAFAAFPEIFNDKHRGKIASLIYTAIHLGDALIALESLYRYLRKFHALGDRRHVMVSLTQILPVAAVLLSLEFLPRRRRLR from the coding sequence GTGAGCGAATCGCACGTCAATTTTGCTCCCCGGTTGCGCGCCCGCGAGCGGGTCGTCGTCCACGTGGATTCGCCCGCCGCGCGCTGGATCAGCGCGCTCGCGGTGCTGTCCATGTTCTGCTGGCTGATCCTGTTGCTTACCCGCGACCACGACCGCGACTGGCATGCCGCGGGCCGGCTGGCGTGGTCGCTGACGCTGCTGTTCGCGGTCGCGTTGATCGCCCGCGGCATCTTCTTGGGCAGGCCGGTGACGGCGGCACACGCCTGGATGGCATTGGCGGCGGTGCTCGTCGGCCTCGGCGCGCATGTACTGGTGTTCGACCTCGGGGGCAACCTGTTGATTGTCGCGGCAGGCGCGCTGTTGATGTGGCCTACCAGCGCCCGGCCGAATCCCACTGACCTGCACCGGGTTTGGGCGCTAGTCGACATGACGACGGCTGACCCGCTCGCGCCGTTCGCGATGCAGGATTTGAAGTGCTATCACTTCAACGCCGACCGGACGGCGGCCATCGCGTACCGCACCCGGATGGGTTACGCGGTGGTCAGCGGCGACCCGATCGGCGACCAATCCCGCTACCCCGAACTCGTTGCCGACTTCGCCGCGATGTGTCACTCCCACGGCTGGCGCATGGTCGTGCTCGGCTGCAGCCAACGGCGGCTGGAACTTTGGGACGATGCGACGGTGCTCGGCCAGTCGCTGCGCGCCGTGCCGATCGGGCGCGACGTCGTCATCGATGTGACGGCGTTCGACATGGTCGGGCGCAAGTACCGCAACCTACGGCAGGCCGTGCATCGCACGCGGAACTTCGGTGTGACCACCGAGGTGGTGTCCGAGCAGGGCCTCGACGACGGCATGCTGGCCGAGCTGACCGAGGTGCTGTTGGCCTCACCCAGCGGGGCGCGCACCGAACGGGGCTTCTCGATGTGCCTCGACGGCGCCCTCGAAGGCCGGTATCCCGGTGTGCAGTTGATCGTCGCCCGCGACAAGCACGGGCGGGTGCAGGGCTTTCACCGGTATGCGACCGCGGGTCAGGGCAGCGAGGTGTCCCTTGACGTGCCATGGCGGCGCCGCGGCGCGCCGAACGGCATCGACGAACGGCTGTCGGTCGACATGATCGCGTGGGCCCGCGACAACGGGGCCCAGCGGCTGTCGCTCGCCTTCGCGGCGTTCCCGGAGATCTTCAACGACAAGCACCGCGGCAAGATCGCGAGTCTGATCTATACGGCGATTCACCTGGGCGACGCGCTGATTGCGCTCGAATCGCTCTACCGCTACCTGCGCAAATTCCATGCGCTCGGCGATCGTCGCCACGTGATGGTGTCGCTGACGCAGATCCTGCCGGTGGCGGCGGTGCTGCTGTCGCTGGAATTCCTGCCGAGGCGGCGACGGCTGCGCTAG
- a CDS encoding acyl-CoA thioesterase II gives MSTADFKELLSILDLSREDDDLFIGSHPSKNPIRTFGGQMMAQAFVAASRSLEHEVPPSAMSVHFIAGGDPEKDLEFRVVRLRDERRFANRRVDVMQGGKVLTTAMVAFLSGGQGLEHGVEPPVLNDPESLLPVDDLLQGYEDVVPHFVEALRPIDWRYTNDPTWVMRDKGDRLPHNRVWMRTVARMPDDPVMHAAAMVYSSDTTVLDSIITTHGLSWGYDRIFAVTANHSVWFHRPVRFDEWVLYSTSSPVAADSRGLGTGHFFDRSGQLLATVVQEGIVKYFPGKPR, from the coding sequence GTGTCGACAGCGGACTTCAAAGAACTGCTGTCGATCCTCGACCTCTCCCGCGAGGACGACGACCTCTTTATCGGTTCGCACCCGAGCAAGAATCCGATCAGGACGTTCGGCGGTCAGATGATGGCCCAGGCCTTCGTCGCCGCCAGCCGCAGCCTCGAACACGAGGTGCCGCCGAGCGCGATGTCGGTGCACTTCATCGCGGGCGGCGATCCCGAGAAGGATCTCGAATTCCGCGTCGTGCGGCTGCGTGACGAGCGCCGCTTCGCCAATCGTCGTGTCGACGTGATGCAGGGCGGCAAGGTGCTGACGACGGCCATGGTCGCGTTCCTCTCTGGCGGCCAAGGGCTCGAGCACGGTGTCGAACCTCCCGTGCTCAACGACCCGGAATCGCTGCTGCCAGTGGATGATCTGCTGCAGGGTTATGAGGACGTCGTGCCGCATTTCGTCGAGGCGCTGCGGCCGATCGACTGGCGTTACACCAACGACCCGACGTGGGTGATGCGCGACAAGGGGGACCGGCTTCCGCATAACCGAGTGTGGATGAGGACGGTCGCCCGGATGCCCGACGATCCGGTCATGCACGCCGCCGCGATGGTGTATTCGTCGGACACCACCGTGCTCGACTCGATCATCACCACGCATGGCCTGTCGTGGGGCTACGACCGCATTTTTGCCGTGACCGCCAACCATTCGGTGTGGTTTCACCGGCCGGTGCGCTTCGACGAATGGGTGCTGTACTCCACGTCCTCGCCGGTGGCGGCGGACTCGCGTGGCCTTGGCACCGGGCATTTTTTCGACCGGTCGGGCCAACTGTTGGCCACCGTGGTCCAGGAAGGCATCGTCAAGTATTTCCCCGGTAAACCCAGGTAG
- a CDS encoding glutamate synthase subunit beta: MADPHGFLEVARVEAAKRPVDERVGDWREVYELQDPHERAGEVSQQARRCMDCGIPFCHSGTAGCPLGNLIPEWNDLVRRGRWDAASDRLHATNNFPEFTGRLCPAPCEAACVLSIAEEQTGGSVTIKRIEQTIADQAWMDGIVEPQPAAISTGKKVAIVGSGPAGLAAAQQLTRAGHDVTVYERDDRIGGLMRYGIPEYKLEKRALNQRLAQMRAEGTRFVTETEVGVDITVDQIRNQYDAIVLAVGALRGRDNDVEGRHLQGVHLAMEHLVPANKECEGDGPSSLSAKDKHVVIIGGGDTGADCLGTAHRQGAKSVTQLDYNPEPPEYRDESRSPWPMWPIVLRTRLSPAHAEGGARHYEVAVQRFLGDENGHLRAMEIAEVKVDRDPDGRRRITPVGESLEIPCELALLAIGFDGVEQMPLLDGLGLTLNRRGALPCGSDWQTAAPGVFVCGDAHRGASLIVWAIAEGRSAAHAVDTYLMGESDLPEPVKPGALPLAVV; encoded by the coding sequence GTGGCTGATCCGCATGGGTTCCTCGAAGTAGCCAGGGTGGAGGCGGCCAAGCGGCCGGTCGATGAGCGGGTCGGGGACTGGCGTGAGGTCTACGAACTGCAGGACCCACATGAGCGCGCAGGCGAGGTGTCGCAGCAGGCCCGCCGGTGCATGGACTGCGGAATCCCGTTCTGCCACTCGGGAACCGCGGGCTGCCCGCTGGGCAATTTGATCCCCGAGTGGAACGACCTCGTCAGGCGGGGACGCTGGGATGCGGCCAGCGACCGACTGCACGCCACGAACAACTTCCCCGAGTTCACCGGCCGGCTGTGCCCCGCGCCGTGTGAGGCGGCGTGCGTGCTGTCCATCGCCGAGGAGCAGACCGGTGGCAGCGTGACGATCAAGCGGATCGAGCAGACCATCGCCGACCAGGCCTGGATGGACGGCATCGTCGAACCACAGCCCGCCGCGATTTCGACGGGCAAAAAGGTCGCCATCGTCGGGTCCGGACCCGCGGGTCTGGCTGCCGCACAACAGCTCACGCGGGCGGGCCACGACGTCACGGTCTACGAGCGTGACGACCGCATCGGCGGGCTGATGCGCTACGGCATCCCCGAGTACAAGCTGGAGAAGCGCGCGCTGAACCAGCGGCTGGCTCAAATGCGTGCGGAGGGGACGCGTTTCGTCACCGAGACCGAAGTCGGTGTCGACATCACCGTCGACCAAATCCGAAATCAGTACGACGCCATTGTGCTCGCCGTCGGTGCGCTACGCGGTCGCGACAACGACGTCGAGGGCCGCCACCTTCAGGGCGTGCATCTGGCGATGGAGCACCTCGTGCCCGCGAACAAGGAGTGCGAGGGCGACGGACCGAGCTCGTTGTCCGCCAAGGACAAGCACGTGGTGATCATCGGCGGCGGCGACACCGGTGCCGACTGCCTTGGCACCGCGCACCGGCAGGGCGCCAAGTCGGTCACCCAGTTGGACTACAACCCCGAGCCGCCGGAGTACCGCGACGAATCCCGTTCGCCGTGGCCGATGTGGCCGATCGTGCTGCGCACCCGGCTGTCGCCTGCGCACGCCGAGGGCGGCGCCCGCCACTACGAAGTCGCCGTGCAGCGATTCCTTGGCGACGAGAACGGTCACCTGCGCGCAATGGAGATCGCAGAGGTGAAAGTCGACCGCGACCCGGACGGTCGCAGGCGCATCACGCCGGTTGGTGAGTCCCTTGAGATTCCCTGTGAATTGGCGTTGCTGGCCATCGGCTTCGACGGCGTGGAGCAGATGCCGCTGCTGGACGGTCTTGGCCTGACACTGAACCGGCGCGGGGCTTTGCCGTGTGGGTCGGATTGGCAGACAGCGGCGCCCGGCGTGTTTGTCTGCGGTGACGCTCACCGCGGTGCGTCGCTGATCGTGTGGGCCATCGCCGAGGGTCGCAGCGCCGCGCACGCAGTCGATACATACCTGATGGGTGAGTCGGATCTGCCTGAGCCGGTCAAGCCGGGCGCCCTACCTCTGGCCGTCGTCTGA